The region TCACCGCCGCGAGGTAGACCGGGTCGCCGAGACCGTCGTAGACCCAGCGCGACCCGAGCACCGAGTGCTGCATCGTCCCGATGAGCCACTGCTCCGCCCCTTCGAGTGGCGCGCCGCGATAGGTGACCGGCACCTGCATCACGGCGCCATCCGGACCGGCGGCCAGGATCGTCTCGATGCCCACCTCGCCGTCGGGGTCGTCGAACCGGTAGGCCGCGACAGGGGTCAACTCGGAGCCGGCGGCCCCGAGAAACCAGGGCTGGCCGGGCAGCCAGTCGCGTACCAGTTCCAGCTTGGACGGGGTGAGGGTCGCCTGATGAAGGAGTGCCA is a window of Conyzicola nivalis DNA encoding:
- a CDS encoding CG0192-related protein — protein: MALLHQATLTPSKLELVRDWLPGQPWFLGAAGSELTPVAAYRFDDPDGEVGIETILAAGPDGAVMQVPVTYRGAPLEGAEQWLIGTMQHSVLGSRWVYDGLGDPVYLAAVTHAVRTGGHEAELKVEIDGEMVTREPTARVQGSGTGAGGRESVTVIRYPEPGAVGDGAVLTGTWGEHSAPVLLVTVES